Proteins from a single region of Thermococcus sp.:
- a CDS encoding ATP-binding protein produces MRKEEELFGEAHRRAVEMLWEAVQNGEFVAVLGPRRVGKTSVINVFLNKYGSRFYYLHYDLAFGMGREAISYTELTPVKLRIPPRKLEYSALLNLSIVKMDIHPRSIVEFQNAFSGLLKSLNKKGTKTVIVFDEAQVLPRFTPLNMLGLLQTISDSFGKVSVVLTGSMPGLLERMINPSGEKPFFARYVERINIERWNVEEGFEYLRRGLPNAEPEELREAANELSGVPGFLAYYGKLRTKGLTHPRALEETTNYAVRLWSEDLRNFIRIYHSPGYIVALKRVAKGPSSGTSTEEIITEVKAVLGLSEVRIKNILRNLVDAGLLLRPRRGRYVIPERPLRKAVLRFNLRTF; encoded by the coding sequence GTGAGGAAAGAGGAGGAGCTGTTTGGTGAAGCTCATAGGAGAGCCGTTGAGATGCTCTGGGAGGCCGTTCAGAACGGGGAGTTCGTGGCGGTTCTCGGGCCAAGAAGGGTAGGAAAGACCAGCGTCATAAACGTTTTCCTGAACAAATACGGTTCGAGATTTTATTACCTACACTACGACCTTGCCTTTGGGATGGGACGGGAAGCAATAAGCTATACGGAGCTGACACCGGTCAAACTCAGAATTCCCCCGAGAAAACTTGAGTATTCGGCCTTATTGAACTTGAGTATCGTTAAAATGGACATCCATCCAAGGAGCATCGTGGAGTTTCAGAACGCGTTTTCGGGCCTCCTGAAGTCTCTAAACAAAAAAGGAACAAAAACTGTAATCGTCTTTGATGAAGCCCAGGTTCTTCCGCGGTTCACGCCCCTAAACATGCTCGGATTGCTCCAGACAATCTCAGACTCATTCGGGAAGGTTTCCGTTGTTCTCACGGGTTCAATGCCCGGCCTCCTCGAAAGGATGATAAACCCAAGCGGGGAGAAGCCTTTCTTTGCAAGATACGTGGAGAGAATCAACATAGAACGCTGGAACGTCGAGGAAGGCTTCGAGTATCTAAGGCGGGGTCTGCCCAACGCAGAACCGGAGGAGCTGAGGGAAGCCGCCAATGAACTTTCAGGTGTTCCCGGATTTCTCGCGTACTACGGGAAGCTCAGGACAAAGGGCCTGACCCATCCCCGTGCCCTTGAGGAGACCACGAACTACGCGGTCCGGCTTTGGAGCGAAGACCTGAGGAACTTTATCCGGATATACCATTCCCCAGGCTACATCGTCGCGCTCAAGAGGGTTGCCAAGGGGCCTTCGTCAGGAACGAGCACGGAGGAAATAATAACCGAGGTAAAGGCAGTCCTCGGGCTCTCAGAGGTGAGAATAAAGAACATACTGAGAAACCTCGTGGATGCGGGTTTGCTTCTCCGCCCGAGGAGGGGCCGTTACGTGATTCCTGAGAGACCTCTCAGGAAGGCCGTTCTCAGGTTCAACCTCCGAACCTTTTAA